One segment of Ipomoea triloba cultivar NCNSP0323 chromosome 12, ASM357664v1 DNA contains the following:
- the LOC115998359 gene encoding calmodulin-binding transcription activator 3-like, whose protein sequence is MAAESRRQGLNAQLDIEQILLEAQHRWLRPAEICEILSNYQKFRIAPEPPTRPPSGSLFLFDRKVLRYFRKDGHNWRKKKDGKTVKEAHEKLKSGSIDVLHCYYAHGEENENFQRRSYWLLEESQSNIVLVHYREVKGNRMNSSRARAPQSAIPVFQQSEEDGRSFSDVGSTVSSKLRPYDYQVTSHVTDTTSLNSGQASEYEDVESVYNQQSTSGVHSFTEFQSNMIPKAEDGLSAPYYPAPFSNDQQGYYPAISGMDFPSITHGNQNRNTANAYMPSRDLDFPSWGNVSEKNTADYQSVQFQPSISSAQSVAINTINGQGSAMIGFTNDFSIKQEADNHFHALEEWQASNDNSLQSSEWSVDQKMEPHQTFDFASKLDKEKHAEFHDYLEAYNILHTEPDKHPMQNGRFVKAESDGSFNVDGKTDHLAFKQPLLGGVLRQGLTKLDSFDRWISKELEDVKEPNMQSSSQSYWENVGNEDGVAESAIASQAQLDPYVLSPSLSQDQLFSIIDFSPTWAYAGTEIKVLITGRFLKSYQEVEKYNWACMFGELEVPAEIIRDGVLRCHTPFQKAGRVPFYITCSNRLACSEVREFEFRVSEAQDGTSSGSSGGSSESLLHMRFVRMLSLGSSSSLNSVPRNVDDISHIIRKINSLLQEDCEWENMMQLSSDNTFLREKTKDQLLQKLLKDNLRNWLLQKVAEGGKGANVLDEAGQGVLHFAAALGYDWAVPPTLAAGVNVNFRDANGWTALHWAAFYGRERMVGCLISLGAAPGALTDPTPQHPSGRTPADLASSSGHKGIAGYLAESALSTHLSLLKLKENREDESAEVSGLTAVQMASERVATPVGDGDWPDGPSMKDSLAAVRNATQAAARIHQVYRVESFQRKQIKEYGDGGEFGLPDERALSLRTAKNRAGHYDEPTNAAAIRIQNKFRSYKGRKEFLQIRQQIIKIQAHVRGHQVRKNYGKIIWSVGILEKVILRWRRKGSGLRGFKPETVTEPSSMQAQPVQEDEFDFLKEGRKQTEERLQKALARVRSMVQYPEARDQYRRLLNVVSEMKETKKKYDGDPSNSGEVGDFDEDLIDLGALLDDDTYMLDDFDVNQMKM, encoded by the exons ATGGCCGCGGAGAGTCGGCGCCAGGGTCTTAATGCTCAATTAG ATATTGAGCAGATACTGTTAGAAGCACAACATCGTTGGCTCCGCCCAGCTGAAATCTGTGAAATACTTTCGAATTACCAGAAATTTCGGATTGCTCCCGAGCCTCCAACTAGGCCTCCAA GTGGTTCACTGTTTCTTTTTGACCGTAAGGTATTACGATATTTTCGGAAAGATGGGCATAACTGGAGGAAGAAAAAGGACGGGAAGACTGTCAAGGAGGCTCATGAAaagctcaag TCTGGAAGCATTGATGTGTTGCACTGCTATTATGCTCACGGAGAAGAGAATGAAAACTTCCAGCGGCGCAGCTACTGGTTGCTTGAAGA GTCACAGTCGAACATTGTTCTTGTCCACTACCGGGAAGTAAAG GGTAACAGGATGAATTCTAGCCGTGCCAGAGCACCTCAATCAGCTATTCCTGTTTTCCAGCAAAGCGAAGAAGATGGGCGCAGCTTCTCAGATGTAGGCAGTACAGTATCTTCAAAATTACGCCCATATGATTACCAAGTGACATCTCATGTTACAGATACAACTAGCCTTAACAGTGGTCAGGCCTCAGAATATGAAGATGTTGAATCAG TGTACAATCAACAATCAACTTCCGGAGTCCACTCTTTTACTGAATTTCAGTCAAACATGATCCCGAAGGCTGAGGATGGGCTTTCTGCTCCTTATTATCCAGCCCCCTTCTCAA ATGATCAGCAAGGCTATTATCCAGCTATTTCTGGTATGGACTTCCCCTCAATCACACACGGAAACCAGAACAGGAACACTGCAAATGCATATATGCCCAGCAGAGACCTTGATTTCCCATCATGGGGAAATGTTTCCGAGAAGAATACTGCTGATTATCAATCTGTACAATTTCAACCTTCAATTTCCTCAGCCCAGTCTGTTGCAATAAACACAATCAATGGACAAGGAAGCGCTATGATTGGTTTCACAAATGACTTCAGTATTAAGCAGGAGGCTGACAACCATTTCCATGCCCTAGAAGAATGGCAG GCATCTAATGACAATTCCTTGCAATCATCGGAGTGGTCAGTTGATCAGAAGATGGAACCGCATCAAACATTTGATTTTGCTAGCAAGTTAGATAAAGAGAAGCATGCGGAATTTCATGATTACTTGGAGGCGTACAATATACTTCATACTGAACCAGATAAGCATCCTATGCAAAACGGTAGATTTGTGAAAGCCGAGTCAGATGGCAGTTTCAATGTGGATGGCAAAACTGATCATTTGGCTTTCAAGCAACCCTTGTTGGGTGGCGTTCTAAGACAAGGACTGACAAAACTTGACAGCTTTGATCGTTGGATAAGTAAGGAACTTGAAGATGTAAAAGAGCCAAATATGCAATCCAGTTCTCAAAGTTATTGGGAAAATGTTGGAAATGAAGATGGAGTTGCTGAATCTGCCATTGCTTCCCAAGCGCAGCTTGACCCTTATGTGCTTAGTCCGTCCCTTTCCCAGGATCAGTTATTTAGCATTATTGATTTCTCACCAACTTGGGCGTATGCTGGAACAGAGATCAAG GTTCTAATTACTGGAAGATTTTTAAAGTCTTACCAAGAGGTGGAAAAGTATAATTGGGCGTGCATGTTTGGTGAGTTGGAAGTTCCAGCTGAGATTATAAGAGATGGGGTGCTTCGTTGCCACACACCTTTTCAAAAGGCGGGAAGAGTTCCATTCTACATAACATGCTCCAATAGGTTAGCATGTAGTGAAGTGAGAGAATTTGAATTCCGAGTTAGTGAGGCTCAAGATGGCACTAGTAGTGGAAGTAGTGGCGGGTCTAGTgaaagtcttcttcatatgagATTTGTGAGAATGTTATCTTTGGGATCGTCCAGTTCCCTGAACTCTGTACCTAGGAATGTGGATGATATCTCTCACATCATCCGTAAAATTAATTCATTGCTACAAGAGGACTGCGAATGGGAAAACATGATGCAACTCTCTTCTGACAACACTTTTTTGCGAGAGAAAACAAAAGACCAGCTACTGCAAAAGCTTCTAAAGGATAATTTACGTAACTGGCTCCTTCAAAAGGTCGCCGAAGGTGGGAAAGGCGCTAATGTACTGGATGAGGCTGGTCAAGGTGTTCTGCATTTTGCAGCTGCTCTTGGTTATGACTGGGCTGTACCCCCGACTTTAGCTGCAGGAGTAAATGTTAATTTTCGAGATGCCAATGGATGGACAGCACTCCATTGGGCAGCATTCTATGGAAG AGAACGGATGGTGGGTTGCCTCATCTCTCTAGGAGCAGCCCCGGGAGCTTTGACGGATCCTACGCCCCAGCACCCTTCGGGTAGAACACCTGCTGACCTAGCATCCAGCAGTGGGCACAAAGGAATTGCTGGTTATTTGGCAGAATCTGCCTTGAGCACCCACCTTAGTCTACTTAAATTGAAGGAAAACCGGGAGGATGAAAGCGCTGAAGTCTCAGGGTTAACAGCTGTGCAAATGGCTTCTGAACGGGTTGCTACTCCCGTTGGCGATGGTGATTGGCCAGATGGACCGTCAATGAAGGACTCTCTGGCAGCTGTTCGTAATGCAACCCAAGCTGCTGCTCGCATTCATCAAGTCTACAGGGTCGAGTCGTTCCAAAGGAAGCAGATAAAAGAATATGGCGATGGTGGTGAATTTGGATTGCCTGATGAGCGTGCTCTTTCACTCCGTACTGCGAAGAACAGGGCAGGACACTACGATGAACCAACTAACGCTGCTGCAATACGAATACAAAACAAATTCCGCAGTTATAAGGGACGAAAAGAGTTTCTTCAAATTCGGCAACAAATCATTAAAATTCAG GCGCATGTAAGGGGACATCAAGTCAGGAAGAACTATGGAAAGATAATCTGGTCTGTTGGGATACTGGAGAAGGTAATTTTGCGATGGAGACGAAAAGGCAGTGGTCTGCGTGGGTTTAAACCAGAAACAGTCACCGAACCCTCTAGCATGCAAGCCCAACCCGTGCAAGAAGATGAGTttgattttctaaaagaagGCAGAAAACAAACCGAGGAAAGATTGCAGAAGGCTCTTGCCAGGGTGAGATCCATGGTTCAATATCCCGAGGCCAGAGATCAATACCGAAGACTGCTAAATGTCGTCTCTGAAATGAAGGAAACTAAG AAAAAATATGATGGGGACCCGAGCAATTCAGGTGAAGTGGGCGATTTTGATGAAGATCTGATTGACCTGGGCGCATTGTTGGACGATGACACCTACATGTTGGACGATTTTGATGTCAATCAGATGAAGATGTGA
- the LOC116000528 gene encoding UDP-N-acetylglucosamine transporter ROCK1-like has translation MPAIVHKAPILGLESPSANKSSKVWLFSLLLTLQYGAQPLISKRFVGREVIVTSSVLACEIVKVGFAFILIAKEGTLKKLYTQWNLVASLTASGLPATIYALQNSLLQISYKNLDSLTFSILNQTKLFFTALFAYVILRQNQSLQQIGALLLLIIAAVLLTVSEGSNTEPGSNNSDEILFFGIVPVLVASVLSGLASALCQWATQVKKHSSYLMTVEMSIIGSLCLLASTFKSPDGESIRQLGFFHGWTPLTLIPVVLNAGGGILVGLITTYAGGVKKGFVSVSALLVTGLLQFIFDGKPPSLYCLVALPLVIASITIYQKFPYRVRKKES, from the exons ATGCCGGCGATTGTTCACAAAGCTCCGATATTAGGCTTAGAGAGCCCGAGTGCAAACAAAAGCTCCAAAGTCTGGCTTTTCTCGCTACTGCTTACCCTCCAGTACGGTGCTCAGCCGCTCATCTCCAAACGCTTCGTAGG GCGAGAAGTGATTGTAACTTCATCTGTTTTAGCATGTGAAATAGTCAAG GTTGGTTTTGCTTTTATTCTCATAGCAAAAGAAGGCACTCTGAAGAAATTATACACGCAGTGGAATTTGGTTGCCTCTTTGACTGCTTCAGGACTACCAGCAACCATATATGCACTCCAGAATAGCTTGTTGCAGATTTCTTACAAAAATCTTGATTCGCTCACCTTTTCAATTTTGAACCAAACCAAGCTGTTTTTCACAGCTCTGTTTGCATATGTAATATTGAG GCAAAATCAATCACTTCAACAAATTGGGGCTCTTTTGTTGTTGATCATTGCAGCTGTCCTTCTAACTGTTAGTGAAGGCTCTAATACTGAACCTGGTAGTAATAATTCTGATGAAATCTTATTCTTTGGAATTGTTCCAGTCTTGGTAGCTTCTGTACTCTCTGGTCTGGCTTCTGCATTGTGCCAATGGGCCACTCAG GTAAAGAAACACAGTTCTTACCTGATGACTGTGGAGATGTCCATAATAGGGAGTCTTTGCTTGCTGGCTAGCACCTTTAAGTCTCCAGATGGAGAATCCATCAGGCAACTTGGATTCTTTCATGGCTGGACTCCATTAACATTG ATCCCTGTCGTACTAAATGCCGGTGGTGGAATCCTGGTTGGTCTTATTACCACATACGCCGGTGGAGTAAAAAAG GGATTTGTGTCTGTGTCTGCACTTCTAGTTACTGGTTTACTGCAGTTCATCTTTGATGGAAAACCTCCTTCGTTGTACTGTCTTGTTGCACTTCCACTGGTTATTGCTAGCATAACTATTTACCAAAAATTCCCATACCGTGTTAGGAAGAAGGAGTCATGA
- the LOC115998778 gene encoding protein DYAD — protein MQHECRYRNPSGRTVYTAQISLSASKLQLQLVDQHFSSFSSAFSTFSEILTAALCHFLSGTITMETYYRKRSKMANQTLPKLDYHGSVTGSLAPVMPRHSPMPTTPNNCTLQCSAEHENPAPNFNIEVGSIYEVDHIYLPPRTPVQLKSMRVVMVSEKTALSVAVRFPSLESLQIYLCNSMREMYPALDEKFVMGTALADKVLYRQVPSQEFAEKKHLESFWLVSSASVNHLSQDSSASKGVCLSDQLKVNGMVRWGVRRQVRFLRRHEDNNCNTTSSSFIKGDDDDDEEEMPPVIDAEKEEDNEEEEEEEEEQNDAEDDEEQEEDIKDEDPDETNKNFKRKRYSLRHTAIRKAKKVKREKQKLKNNIKRNKCKLLVQFKNPKDRWSEERYKLAEKNLLEVMRVKGATANNPILRPELRTEARKRIGDTGLLDHLLKHMAGKVAPGGTERFRRRHNAEGAMEYWLENADLINIRKEAGVNDPYWIPPPGWKPGDCLTPDPISAQEFKFLKQEISMLKRDSEEMALSKKQMEEEVRRLKREIRELQLKKNQQETPVTVISKDSEISLEKYKEQLLLMTSAIMAKMEEKFGNFASKLEEKERFFSALVEATVGYAEKGRRQVEAEQKSNKQVQEIVLSGEEEGSQVTDGQCNKQTTTDKPSAEKATIAASEEKAAKIQRLKSGFRICKPQGTFLWPNMVRSPSQVQVEDLFMIPTPPSVSSSTVTAPPKLPNNYFPSHQHSGPVSPVKPVPERRAVKLTVSSVSDGSMYTPTNQINLNDPFNNGGRLCGTPSSRQSITLTPMMPNLFPSTKELTKGELIDQGGHAVEAESTSIGSTKKAESYITREPSKSASMPKQEGTWLALATPNTSTSDESCQG, from the exons ATGCAGCACGAATGCCGTTATCGCAATC CTTCAGGAAGAACCGTTTACACAGCTCAAATCTCACTTTCTGCTTCTAAGCTCCAGCTCCAGCTCGTCGATCAACATTTCTCTAGCTTCAGCTCG GCGTTTTCTACTTTTTCCGAAATCCTAACTGCAGCCCTTTGCCACTTCCTCTCTGGG ACTATTACCATGGAAACTTACTACAGGAAACGATCCAAAATGGCCAATCAAACCCTCCCT AAATTGGACTATCATGGCAGCGTGACAGGCTCGTTGGCTCCAGTTATGCCCAGACACTCTCCCATGCCCACTACGCCCAACAACTGTACCCTGCAGTGCAGTG cAGAACATGAAAATCCGGCACCTAATTTTAACATTGAAGTGGGTTCTATTTACGAGGTTGATCACATTTATCTTCCGCCAAGAACTCCAGTTCAACTCAAGTCCATGAGAGTTGTTATG GTTAGTGAGAAGACAGCCTTGAGCGTAGCAGTAAGGTTTCCAAGTTTGGAATCTCTTCAAATATACTTATGCAATAGCATGAGAGAAATGTATCCAGCTTTGGACGAGAAGTTTGTGATGGGAACAGCTTTGGCAGATAAAGTGCTTTACAGGCAAGTTCCTTCTCAGGAGTTCGCGGAGAAGAAACATCTTGAGAGCTTCTGGTTGGTGAGTTCTGCCTCAGTGAATCATCTTTCTCAGGATTCTTCTGCTAGTAAGGGTGTGTGCTTGTCTGATCAACTCAAAGTTAATGGGATGGTTCGTTGGGGAGTTCGCCGGCAAGTTAGATTTTTGAGGAGGCATGAAGACAATAACTGCAATACTACATCTTCCAGTTTCATCAAaggtgatgatgatgacgatgaaGAGGAAATGCCACCGGTAATAGATgctgaaaaagaagaagacaatgaagaggaggaggaagaagaagaagaacaaaatgatgctgaagatgatgaagaacaGGAGGAAGATATCAAGGATGAGGATCCTGATGAGACCAACAAGAACTTCAAAAGAAAGAGGTATAGTTTGAGACATACTGCGATAAGAAAGGCAAAGAAAGTAAAGCGTGAGAAGCAAAAGTTGAAGAATAACATAAAGAGAAACAAATGCAAGCTGCTAGTACAATTCAAAAACCCCAAAGATAGATGGTCAGAAGAAAG GTATAAATTGGCAGAGAAGAACCTTTTGGAGGTGATGAGGGTGAAAGGAGCAACAGCTAATAATCCTATTCTTCGGCCTGAACTTCGAACAGAAGCAAGGAAGCGAATTGGGGACACAGGCTTGCTAGATCACCTTCTCAAGCACATGGCAGGTAAGGTTGCACCAGGAGGGACTGAGCGCTTTCGCAGAAGGCACAATGCCGAGGGAGCCATGGAGTATTGGTTGGAGAATGCTGATTTGATTAATATTAGAAAGGAGGCTGGTGTGAATGATCCTTATTGGATTCCACCACCTGGTTGGAAGCCTGGTGATTGCCTCACTCCTGACCCCATCTCTGCTCAGGAGTTTAAATTCTTGAAACAAGAGATTTCCATGCTGAAAAG AGACTCGGAGGAGATGGCACTATCCAAAAAACAAATGGAAGAAGAAGTCAGAAGGTTGAAAAG AGAAATCCGGGAGTTACAATTGAAGAAAAACCAACAGGAAACCCCAGTTACTGTCATTTCCAAAGATTCTGAGATTTCACTA GAGAAGTACAAGGAGCAACTCCTGTTGATGACCTCAGCTATTATGGCAAAAATGGAg GAAAAATTTGGGAATTTTGCTTCcaaattggaagaaaaagaaaggtttTTCTCTGCATTAGTGGAGGCGACAGTTGGCTACGCCGAAAAAGGGAGAAGGCAAGTAGAAGCTGAGCAGAAAAGCAACAAACAGGTGCAAGAAATTGTTTTATCAGGGGAAGAGGAGGGGTCGCAAGTAACTGATGGCCAGTGCAATAAGCAAACAACTACAGATAAACCATCAGCAGAAAAGGCTACAATAGCAGCAAGTGAAGAAAAAGCAGCCAAGATACAAAGGCTTAAGAGTGGCTTCAGGATATGCAAGCCCCAAGGGACATTCCTTTGGCCCAACATGGTGCGCAGCCCCTCCCAGGTCCAGGTTGAGGATCTGTTCATGATTCCAACACCACCCTCAGTTTCTTCCTCTACTGTCACAGCTCCTCCAAAGCTCCCCAACAATTATTTTCCATCCCACCAGCACAGTGGCCCTGTTTCCCCTGTCAAACCTGTCCCAGAAAGACGTGCCGTTAAGCTTACTGTATCCTCAGTCTCAGATGGCTCCATGTATACTCCAACCAATCAAATCAACCTAAATGACCCCTTCAATAATGGAGGACGACTTTGTGGAACCCCATCATCAAGACAATCTATCACCTTGACTCCTATGATGCCAAAT CTATTTCCCTCTACCAAGGAATTGACAAAGGGAGAACTAATTGATCAAGGGGGGCATGCAGTAGAGGCTGAAAGCACTAGCATTGGTAGCACAAAGAAGGCGGAGAGCTACATCACAAGAGAACCAAGCAAGTCTGCCTCCATGCCTAAGCAAGAAGGAACTTGGCTTGCTCTTGCTACTCCAAACACTTCCACCTCAGATGAGTCCTGCCAGGGATGA
- the LOC115999816 gene encoding cyclin-dependent kinase C-1-like, producing the protein MAVATYGQLNLDESPAWGSRSVDCFEKLEQIGEGTYGQVFMAREKRTGEIVALKKIRMDNEKEGFPITAIREIKILKKLQHENVIKLKEIVTSQGPEGDEPERTDNNKYKGNIYMVFEYMDHDLTGLADRPGLRFSIPQIKCYMKQLLTGLHYCHVNQVLHRDIKGSNLLIDNEGNLKLADFGLARSFSGDQNANLTNRVITLWYRPPELLLGATKYGPAVDMWSVGCIFAELLYGKPILPGKNEPEQLNKIFELCGTPDEINWPGVSKVPWYNKFKPTRPMKRRVRETFRHFDRHALDLLDKMLTLDPSQRISAKDALDAEYFWTDPLPCDPKTLPKYESSHEFQTKKKRQQQRQHEEMAKRQKLQHPQQHTRLPPIQPGQAHPQHWGGPNNPMNNAQATISAGPSNHQYGKSRGPAGGQGRYPPGGNPSGGYYQDRGGQGGNYSSGPYPPQGRAPPYPASGVANSGPRGASGGYGVPPNYSQSGQYGGSNTGRGPNQMGGNRNQQYGWHQ; encoded by the exons ATGGCTGTTGCGACCTATGGGCAGCTGAATCTGGACGAGTCTCCGGCATGGGGGTCTCGGAGCGTGGATTGCTTCGAAAAGCTGGAGCAAATCGGAGAAGGCACTTACGG GCAAGTATTTATGGCCAGAGAAAAAAGAACTGGAGAAATTGTTGCTTTAAAGAAGATCCGTATGGACAATGAAAAAGAAGGG TTCCCAATAACTGCCATTCGGGAAATCAAAATTCTAAAGAAATTACAGCATGAAAATGTAATCAAGTTGAAAGAGATTGTGACTTCCCAAG GCCCCGAAGGAGATGAGCCGGAGAGGACAG ATAACAATAAGTACAAGGGCAACATTTATATGGTGTTTGAGTACATGGACCATGACTTGACTGGCCTCGCAGATCGTCCTGGACTCAGATTCTCAATTCCACAAATTAAA TGTTACATGAAGCAGCTACTTACCGGTCTTCATTACTGTCATGTCAACCAAGTTCTTCATAGGGATATCAAAG gtTCCAACCTTCTCATAGATAATGAGGGAAACCTGAAGCTTGCTGATTTTGGACTGGCTAGATCCTTTTCTGGTGATCAGAATGCTAATCTGACAAATCGTGTCATAACTCTGTGGTACAG ACCTCCAGAGCTGTTGCTTGGAGCCACAAAATATGGTCCGGCTGTTGACATGTGGTCTGTTGGTTGTATATTTGCTGAGCTTTTATATGGGAAACCAATCTTACCCGGGAAAAATGAG CCTGAACagttgaataaaatatttgagcTTTGTGGAACCCCTGATGAAATTAACTGGCCTGGGGTTTCAAAGGTTCCATGGTACAACAAATTCAAGCCAACACGGCCCATGAAAAGACGAGTCAGAGAAACGTTCAGGCA CTTTGATCGCCATGCTTTGGATCTTCTGGATAAAATGCTGACTCTTGATCCCTCTCAG AGGATATCTGCAAAGGATGCACTGGATGCTGAATACTTTTGGACGGACCCTTTACCTTGTGATCCAAAGAC TTTGCCGAAGTACGAATCATCCCATGAATTCCAGACAAAGAAGAAACGACAACAGCAGCGACAACATGAGGAGATGGCAAAAAGACAAAAGCTGCAGCACCCGCAACAGCATACCCGCCTCCCTCCCATCCAACCTGGACAAGCTCATCCTCAGCACTGGGGTGGACCTAACAATCCCATGAACAATGCCCAGGCTACAATCTCTGCTGGACCTAGTAATCATCAGTATGGAAAGTCTCGAGGTCCTGCTGGAGGACAGGGCAGATACCCTCCAGGAGGGAACCCCAGTGGTGGATATTATCAAGACCGCGGGGGACAAGGTGGAAATTACAGTAGTGGCCCTTATCCACCGCAGGGACGAGCTCCTCCCTACCCTGCAAGTGGTGTGGCTAACAGTGGACCACGGGGAGCAAGCGGTGGGTATGGAGTTCCTCCAAATTACTCCCAAAGTGGTCAATATGGCGGTTCCAATACTGGCAGAGGTCCAAACCAAATGGGAGGTAACCGGAACCAGCAGTATGGATGGCACCAATAG
- the LOC115999916 gene encoding asparagine synthetase [glutamine-hydrolyzing] 2, translating into MCGILAVFGCTDNSQAKRSRIIELSRRLRHRGPDWSGLHCQGDCYLAHQRLAIIDPASGDQPLYNEDKTIVVTVNGEIYNHKELREKLPSHSFRTGSDCEVIAHLYEEYGEDFVDMLDGMFSFVLLDTRNNSFIAARDAIGITPLYMGWGLDGSVWFASEMKALSDDCERFMSFLPGHIYSSKTGALRRWYNPPWYLEDIPSTPYDPLLLRKAFEKAVMKRLMTDVPFGVLLSGGLDSSLVAAVASRFLANSEAACQWGSQLHTFCIGLKGSPDLKAAREVADYLGTRHHEFHFTVQEGIDALEEVIYHIETYDVTTIRASTPMFLMSRKIKSLGVKMVISGEGSDEIFGGYLYFHKAPNKEEFHKETCQKIKALHLYDCLRANKSTSAWGVEARVPFLDKEFINTAMSIDPEWKMVRPDLGRIEKWILRNAFDDEQEPYLPKHILYRQKEQFSDGVGYSWIDGLKDHANSLVSDSMLANASFVYPENTPTTKEGYYYRTIFERFFPKNAARSTVPGGPSVACSTARAVEWDASWSKNLDPSGRAALGIHAAAYEHAPDAKKTTSSETSTQKLEVEKASVAV; encoded by the exons ATGTGTGGAATACTTGCAGTGTTCGGTTGCACAGACAACTCTCAGGCGAAGCGGTCCAGAATCATCGAGCTTTCTAGGAG GTTGCGCCATAGAGGGCCCGATTGGAGTGGATTGCATTGCCAAGGTGATTGTTATCTTGCACATCAACGATTAGCAATTATTGATCCTGCTTCTGGAGATCAACCACTGTACAATGAAGACAAAACCATTGTTGTCACG GTCAATGGTGAGATATATAACCATAAAGAACTGAGGGAAAAGCTCCCGTCTCATTCCTTCCGGACTGGTAGTGATTGTGAAGTTATTGCACATCTT TATGAAGAATATGGAGAAGATTTTGTTGATATGTTGGATGGAATGTTTTCTTTTGTGCTTCTTGACACCCGCAACAACAGTTTCATTGCTGCCAGGGATGCTATTGGTATTACGCCACTTTATATGGGCTGGGGTCTTGATG GGTCTGTATGGTTTGCTTCAGAAATGAAAGCCTTGAGTGATGATTGTGAAAGATTCATGAGTTTCCTTCCTGGACATATATATTCAAGCAAAACTG GAGCGCTCAGAAGATGGTACAACCCACCATGGTATTTGGAAGACATTCCTTCGACTCCATATGATCCTCTTCTCTTACGCAAGGCCTTTGAGAAG GCAGTAATGAAAAGACTTATGACAGACGTGCCCTTTGGTGTACTTTTGTCGGGTGGACTGGATTCATCACTTGTTGCTGCTGTGGCTAGCCGGTTTTTGGCGAACTCTGAAGCTGCCTGCCAATGGGGATCGCAGTTGCATACCTTTTGCATTGGTTTGAAG GGTTCTCCTGATCTTAAAGCTGCCAGGGAAGTGGCAGACTACCTTGGAACTCGTCACCATGAGTTTCATTTTACAGTACAG GAAGGAATTGATGCACTTGAGGAAGTTATATACCATATTGAAACTTATGATGTGACCACTATCAGAGCCAGCACTCCAATGTTTCTCATGTCtcgaaaaataaaatctttggGAGTGAAAATGGTTATATCTGGGGAAGGTTCTGATGAAATTTTTGGTGGTTATCTATATTTCCACAAGGCACCCAACAAGGAGGAGTTTCACAAGGAAACTTGTCAAAAG ATTAAAGCTCTGCATCTTTATGACTGCTTGAGAGCCAATAAGTCAACTTCTGCATGGGGTGTTGAGGCTCGTGTGCCCTTCTTAGATAAGGAATTCATCAACACTGCAATGAGTATTGATCCTGAATGGAAAATG GTAAGGCCCGATCTTGGAAGAATTGAGAAGTGGATTCTGCGCAATGCTTTTGATGATGAGCAGGAACCTTATCTGCCAAAG CATATTTTGTACAGGCAAAAGGAGCAGTTCAGTGATGGAGTTGGGTATAGTTGGATTGATGGCTTGAAGGATCATGCAAACTCGCTG GTTTCTGACTCAATGTTGGCAAATGCAAGCTTCGTTTACCCAGAGAACACCCCAACAACGAAAGAAGGATACTATTATAGGACAATCTTCGAGAGATTCTTCCCCAAG AACGCTGCAAGGTCAACAGTTCCCGGGGGGCCAAGCGTGGCATGCAGCACTGCAAGAGCTGTAGAATGGGATGCGTCCTGGTCAAAGAATCTAGATCCGTCTGGCAGAGCAGCTCTCGGGATTCATGCAGCAGCGTATGAACATGCCCCGGATGCAAAGAAGACCACTTCATCTGAAACCTCAACTCAGAAACTGGAAGTAGAGAAGGCTAGTGTTGCAGTTTGA